In Schaalia sp. JY-X169, the following are encoded in one genomic region:
- a CDS encoding type II toxin-antitoxin system Phd/YefM family antitoxin: MSQQVDRVTAPRARSQVNMHEAKTQLSALVERVLAGEEVTIARAGTPVADLVPHRKRTVVFGLGKGKFQFDEGAFDGADAEVRAMFYGQGA; encoded by the coding sequence ATGAGCCAACAAGTCGACAGGGTCACCGCTCCCCGGGCCCGCAGCCAAGTAAACATGCATGAGGCGAAGACGCAGCTCTCAGCGCTCGTGGAGAGAGTTCTTGCCGGGGAGGAAGTGACCATTGCGCGAGCTGGAACGCCTGTTGCTGACCTTGTTCCCCACCGCAAGCGAACAGTCGTCTTCGGCTTGGGCAAGGGTAAGTTCCAGTTTGACGAGGGCGCCTTCGACGGTGCAGATGCTGAGGTCAGAGCCATGTTCTACGGGCAGGGCGCATGA
- the gltX gene encoding glutamate--tRNA ligase — MTTSPVDGSQVRVRFCPSPTGTPHVGMVRTALFNWAYARHTGGTFVFRIEDTDAQRDSQESFDQIIESMRWLGLDWDEGVGVGGPHGPYRQSERMDLYKEVAAKLLEGGYAYESFSTPDEVEERHRAAGRNPKLGYDGFDRDLTDEQKAAFRAEGREPVIRMRMPDEDISFDDLIRGEVTFKAGSVPDYVIVRANGDPLYTLVNPVDDALMKITHVLRGEDLLSSTPRQVVLMRALVEIGVADEIPLYGHLPYVMGEGNKKLSKRDPESNLLLHRENGMIAEGLLNYLALLGWSISPDEDIFSMEEMVAAFDVADVNPNPARFDQKKCTAINATHIRMLSEDDFAARVVPFLHSQSLVSADRFEDLLPREREILTKAAPLVQTRVQVLSEAVGMLGFLFTLDEQIVVEDDARKQLKGDTEAVLAAAVAALEVIPAEEFTAERIHDALNVALIEGLELKPRFAFTPPRVALTGRRVSPPLFESMEILGKDASLTRLKNFK, encoded by the coding sequence ATGACTACATCGCCTGTTGACGGATCCCAGGTCCGCGTCCGCTTCTGCCCCTCTCCGACCGGAACCCCGCACGTCGGTATGGTTCGCACCGCCCTCTTCAACTGGGCCTACGCGCGCCACACCGGCGGTACTTTTGTCTTCCGCATTGAAGACACTGACGCGCAGCGGGACTCCCAGGAATCCTTCGACCAGATCATTGAGTCAATGCGCTGGCTGGGCTTGGATTGGGACGAGGGCGTTGGCGTCGGCGGCCCCCACGGCCCCTACCGCCAGTCGGAGCGCATGGACCTTTACAAGGAGGTGGCGGCGAAGTTGCTCGAGGGCGGGTATGCCTACGAATCCTTCTCCACCCCCGACGAGGTCGAAGAGCGCCACCGGGCTGCCGGGCGTAACCCGAAGCTGGGATACGACGGGTTCGACCGCGACCTCACCGACGAACAGAAGGCGGCATTCCGCGCCGAAGGTCGTGAGCCCGTGATCCGCATGCGCATGCCGGACGAGGACATCTCGTTCGACGACCTGATCCGCGGCGAAGTGACGTTCAAGGCCGGCTCGGTGCCGGACTACGTCATTGTCCGCGCCAACGGGGATCCGCTTTACACGCTGGTCAACCCGGTGGACGACGCGCTCATGAAGATCACCCACGTGCTGCGGGGGGAGGACCTGCTGTCTTCGACGCCGCGCCAGGTCGTCCTCATGCGCGCCCTCGTCGAAATCGGTGTGGCGGATGAGATTCCCCTGTACGGTCACCTGCCCTACGTGATGGGGGAGGGGAACAAGAAACTCTCCAAGCGTGACCCGGAGTCCAACCTGCTGCTGCACCGTGAAAACGGGATGATCGCGGAGGGACTGCTCAACTACTTGGCGCTGCTCGGCTGGTCAATCAGCCCTGATGAGGACATCTTCTCCATGGAAGAGATGGTGGCTGCGTTCGACGTCGCCGACGTGAACCCGAACCCGGCGCGCTTTGACCAGAAGAAGTGCACGGCCATCAACGCTACCCACATTCGCATGTTGTCCGAGGACGATTTCGCGGCGCGGGTTGTGCCGTTCCTGCACTCGCAGTCGTTGGTGTCCGCTGACCGGTTTGAGGACCTGTTGCCGCGGGAACGTGAGATTTTGACCAAGGCGGCGCCGCTTGTGCAGACCCGCGTGCAGGTGCTGTCCGAGGCCGTGGGGATGCTGGGCTTCCTCTTCACACTGGATGAGCAGATTGTGGTCGAGGACGATGCGCGCAAGCAGTTGAAGGGTGACACCGAGGCCGTTTTGGCCGCGGCGGTCGCTGCTCTTGAGGTGATCCCGGCTGAGGAGTTCACGGCTGAGCGGATCCACGATGCGCTGAATGTTGCGCTGATCGAGGGGTTGGAGTTGAAGCCGCGCTTCGCGTTTACGCCCCCGCGGGTGGCGCTGACGGGGCGTCGGGTTTCACCGCCGCTGTTTGAGTCGATGGAGATCCTTGGGAAGGATGCGTCGCTGACGCGCTTGAAAAACTTCAAGTAG
- a CDS encoding MalY/PatB family protein — MTLWTPTEAELYETGTQKWSGVKTTDGESTLGAWVAEMDFGTSPAVKARLQKAVEQGFLGYPPAWAGEAVKEALVELEDRRYGWAIKPGWVTLAPSILASLRVTIDALTRPGSAVIVPTPAYMPFLTIPAEHGRDVIEIPSLHHAESDEDEDAWALNLIAIEEALQNGAGLVVLCNPWNPTGRSLTVAELQALHAVVGKYDALVFADEVHAPLVLGDPGSFVSYASLGPDYAAHTVTAVAASKAWNVAGLNCAQVILPDAALRQKYEDAPKSRFGYPAALGQLATVPAYLESDEWLVEAIAQINANLDLLGEALQGTDVDYHRPEATYLTWLGFDAYPELEDPAVTLREEYRVGVNDGATLGRGYERWIRVNAAMSPEPWKKVVAAIADLARR, encoded by the coding sequence ATGACCCTGTGGACTCCGACCGAGGCCGAACTCTACGAAACCGGCACCCAAAAGTGGTCGGGCGTGAAGACGACCGATGGTGAGTCAACCCTTGGAGCATGGGTAGCGGAGATGGATTTCGGCACCTCCCCCGCCGTGAAGGCACGCCTCCAAAAGGCTGTTGAGCAGGGGTTTCTTGGCTACCCTCCGGCCTGGGCGGGCGAGGCCGTCAAGGAGGCGCTGGTTGAGCTTGAAGACCGCCGCTACGGTTGGGCCATCAAGCCGGGGTGGGTCACCCTGGCCCCGTCGATCCTCGCCTCCCTGCGCGTCACCATCGACGCCCTTACCCGGCCCGGTTCCGCGGTGATCGTTCCCACTCCGGCCTACATGCCCTTCCTCACCATCCCTGCCGAGCACGGCCGCGACGTCATCGAGATTCCTTCCCTCCACCATGCTGAATCGGACGAGGACGAGGACGCCTGGGCGCTCAACCTGATCGCCATTGAGGAAGCCCTGCAAAACGGCGCGGGCCTGGTCGTTCTGTGTAATCCGTGGAACCCGACCGGGCGCAGTCTCACCGTGGCTGAACTGCAGGCTTTGCACGCCGTGGTCGGCAAGTACGACGCCCTGGTCTTTGCGGATGAGGTGCACGCCCCGCTCGTCCTCGGCGATCCCGGCAGTTTCGTTTCTTACGCCTCGCTTGGCCCCGACTACGCGGCACACACCGTCACCGCCGTTGCGGCCTCGAAGGCGTGGAACGTGGCGGGCCTCAACTGCGCCCAGGTGATCCTGCCCGATGCCGCGTTGCGGCAGAAGTACGAGGACGCCCCAAAGTCACGATTCGGCTACCCGGCAGCACTTGGCCAGTTGGCTACGGTCCCGGCCTACCTGGAGTCGGACGAGTGGCTGGTAGAAGCAATCGCCCAGATCAACGCCAACTTGGACCTACTCGGCGAGGCGCTGCAGGGCACAGACGTCGACTACCACCGCCCTGAAGCCACCTACCTGACCTGGTTGGGATTCGACGCCTATCCGGAGCTTGAGGACCCGGCCGTGACGCTTCGTGAGGAGTACCGAGTGGGCGTCAATGACGGCGCGACCCTGGGCCGGGGCTACGAGCGCTGGATCCGCGTCAACGCCGCCATGTCGCCCGAACCGTGGAAGAAGGTCGTGGCAGCGATCGCGGACCTGGCCCGGCGGTAG
- a CDS encoding type II toxin-antitoxin system VapC family toxin encodes MILLDTHALLWLYLDSPRLGREARELVARSDVVAYSSVSVAEIVIKHLLGRLEMPGNGDLPRALAESGLLELPLTGPDALAMLDVPELARHDPFDRFIYAQALHENCTLLTADTTLLSLGSKWVRDARV; translated from the coding sequence ATGATCCTGCTCGACACCCACGCTCTCCTCTGGCTCTACTTGGATTCACCTCGCCTGGGGCGGGAAGCCCGCGAGCTTGTTGCCCGCTCAGATGTGGTTGCCTATTCCTCAGTTTCGGTCGCAGAGATTGTCATCAAACACCTGCTTGGCAGGTTGGAGATGCCCGGAAACGGGGATCTCCCACGGGCTTTAGCGGAATCCGGACTCCTTGAGTTGCCGCTCACCGGCCCCGATGCCCTTGCCATGCTGGATGTGCCAGAGCTTGCCAGGCATGACCCGTTCGACCGTTTCATCTATGCGCAGGCACTCCATGAGAACTGCACGCTCCTGACCGCAGACACCACTCTGCTCTCCCTTGGGAGCAAGTGGGTGAGGGACGCCCGGGTCTGA